The following proteins are encoded in a genomic region of Rickettsiales bacterium:
- a CDS encoding site-specific integrase: protein MDKTPYLNLVKSIEPANKYIGLEESLDFQAQLLGAWERQQRILGYAEASITLNIRSVQEFLKISGVFIWKITKVDLDLFYETLIGKRLSHSSRRKYQSAIAIFLDYLRSRHGTEIWQRYQIAVPNVLDKFNRYVHRKDDGNEVVTPPRPEVLDKFWAYMKQEMSTARKPATIARDYALYRVLELAGLRVNEAVQLDMKDCRFDLGTKGKIHVRFGKGSMGAGPKKRWVPIMDELEQLLQWYIEHIRVLFPHSKDGPLFLAEDGKRIKRDTVRGTLRRRQRAWGFSEDEIFSPHQFRHAYASRLTQKGVDLYTLKELLGHVSPTTTLNYVKASTDYLEMRVRLSQDHWRNSLQE, encoded by the coding sequence ATGGATAAAACTCCTTATCTTAATCTTGTTAAAAGCATTGAGCCTGCCAATAAGTATATTGGCTTGGAGGAATCATTGGATTTCCAGGCCCAATTACTAGGTGCTTGGGAACGACAACAACGAATACTGGGATATGCTGAGGCATCCATTACCCTCAACATCAGAAGTGTACAGGAATTTCTAAAAATATCTGGAGTATTTATCTGGAAGATTACAAAGGTCGATCTTGATCTCTTTTATGAGACCCTGATAGGAAAAAGATTGTCCCACTCAAGCAGAAGAAAATATCAGTCTGCTATAGCAATCTTTCTGGATTATTTACGCTCAAGACATGGAACCGAAATATGGCAACGTTATCAGATTGCCGTTCCTAATGTTCTTGATAAATTTAATAGATATGTACATCGCAAGGATGATGGAAACGAGGTTGTTACTCCTCCGCGCCCAGAGGTACTGGACAAATTCTGGGCATATATGAAGCAGGAAATGTCTACTGCTAGAAAACCTGCAACTATAGCACGCGACTATGCACTTTACAGGGTTCTAGAGTTGGCGGGGTTAAGAGTAAATGAAGCGGTCCAGTTAGATATGAAGGATTGCCGGTTTGATTTAGGAACAAAGGGAAAGATCCATGTGCGTTTTGGAAAAGGGTCAATGGGAGCAGGACCAAAAAAACGCTGGGTCCCCATCATGGATGAACTGGAACAACTGTTGCAGTGGTATATAGAACACATCAGAGTATTGTTTCCTCATTCTAAAGATGGGCCATTATTTCTTGCTGAGGATGGTAAAAGGATAAAACGTGACACTGTGAGGGGCACTCTCAGAAGAAGGCAGAGAGCTTGGGGATTTTCGGAAGATGAAATATTTAGTCCTCATCAATTTAGACATGCATATGCTTCTAGGCTTACACAAAAAGGGGTGGACCTGTACACGCTGAAAGAATTGTTGGGACACGTATCTCCAACTACAACATTAAATTATGTGAAAGCGAGCACAGATTATCTTGAAATGCGTGTAAGATTATCACAGGATCACTGGAGAAATAGTTTGCAAGAATAA
- a CDS encoding helix-turn-helix transcriptional regulator — MALKWKLRQVMASREIWSGAELGRLMEHKAGYKLSSPAISALLTEEPKQVKGLTMDALCTALDCGPSDLWEHTPSIIKTPSIESEKIELKKTANKKISKRVPPPI; from the coding sequence ATGGCATTAAAATGGAAACTACGGCAAGTGATGGCTAGTAGAGAAATTTGGTCTGGGGCCGAATTAGGAAGGCTAATGGAGCACAAAGCGGGTTATAAACTTTCCTCTCCTGCAATCAGTGCACTCCTCACAGAGGAACCAAAACAAGTGAAAGGTTTAACTATGGATGCATTATGTACCGCATTAGATTGTGGTCCTTCGGACTTATGGGAACATACACCATCTATTATTAAAACTCCGTCAATAGAGTCAGAGAAGATAGAGCTGAAGAAGACGGCAAATAAGAAAATATCTAAAAGAGTTCCACCACCAATATAA
- a CDS encoding ATP-binding protein — protein sequence MIRIQKVIINEFRGIRNFSFDLKGDNFAVCGPNGTGKSGIVDAVEFAFTGNISRLSGEGTGDLSVTKHGPHVDSREKPDQAYVEVAFTIVSSGKQATVQRTIKNVTKPKITPNDDDVKAVLSHIEEHPEFVLSRRELIRYVISKPGDRSKEVQALLRLDKLETLRTLFQKIWNACEKEIKPLDSNKNIARNELVQALGVAQLSTAEILSEINKRRTLLSLPEIQKLEANTSIKDGLATMGGVGAASKISKPQALEDIKNLNAALNAIAAPEFQTSRKSVLDQVVELNANAATLESLSRESLFRTALNLFDESSCPVCDTEWEPKEFRNLLNGKLAHLASIKKKRGELEKALEPITAKIDGLRSAMVAVSKYGPLFTEPVDVQPLKSYEVMLLENTRQLRAFLPLQKTLDALQSDLIVPDAAKIILAAIKNAVEIIPEPSQQDAARDYLIVGQEKLDAYRKTSLQLEAGNKRTTTAKQVLDKYVDVMNTELEKIYQNVEHTFRNFYRIINNDDESAFEAKLTPSMGKLGFDVDFYGRGFFPPGAYHSEGHQDGMGLCLYLALMEHLLGNNFTFAVLDDVLMSVDSGHRREVCTLLKQKFPNTQFILTTHDDIWLKHMKTAGMVKNNKFVHFRTWNVDTGPTEWNDRDIWKEISDHLSKNEIKQAASLLRNFLEYFSKEACHRLRAPVQFRGDAQFTLGDLLPPAIKRFRELLKEGRKAAESWGQQDKVAQIEALQAKLEASAKKSEAEQWQVNTAIHYNEWANFSKNDFIPVVEAFKALLQVFECVKCSEVLRVLPERGKKEALKCSCNEASINLVTKPQ from the coding sequence GTGATCCGTATTCAGAAAGTCATTATCAACGAGTTCCGAGGTATCCGTAATTTCTCCTTCGATCTGAAAGGAGATAACTTTGCCGTCTGCGGGCCGAATGGGACGGGCAAGAGCGGAATCGTCGATGCCGTAGAATTCGCCTTCACAGGGAATATTTCGCGGCTTTCAGGGGAAGGTACTGGGGATCTATCGGTAACTAAACACGGCCCACATGTAGACAGTCGAGAGAAACCGGATCAAGCTTATGTTGAAGTGGCTTTCACCATTGTCTCTAGCGGCAAACAGGCCACCGTTCAGCGCACTATCAAGAACGTCACCAAACCCAAGATCACACCAAATGATGATGATGTGAAAGCTGTCCTCTCGCATATAGAGGAGCATCCAGAATTCGTGTTGTCTCGAAGGGAACTCATCCGGTACGTCATTTCTAAGCCGGGGGACCGCTCCAAGGAAGTGCAGGCTTTGCTCCGACTTGATAAACTAGAAACGCTTCGTACTCTCTTTCAGAAAATCTGGAATGCCTGTGAAAAAGAGATAAAACCGCTCGATAGCAATAAAAACATCGCACGGAATGAACTTGTGCAGGCACTGGGAGTTGCCCAGCTCTCAACCGCTGAGATACTAAGTGAAATCAACAAGCGTCGTACCTTGTTGTCTCTGCCGGAAATTCAGAAATTGGAGGCAAATACATCAATTAAAGACGGTCTTGCTACGATGGGCGGTGTCGGCGCAGCCTCTAAGATATCGAAACCGCAGGCGTTGGAGGACATCAAAAATTTGAATGCGGCTCTCAATGCAATCGCCGCACCGGAATTTCAGACATCTCGGAAATCAGTTCTGGATCAGGTAGTGGAATTAAATGCTAATGCCGCCACCTTGGAAAGCCTGTCCAGAGAAAGCCTGTTCAGAACGGCCCTAAACCTTTTCGATGAAAGCAGTTGCCCTGTTTGCGATACGGAGTGGGAGCCAAAAGAATTTCGTAATCTTCTCAATGGTAAGCTGGCACACTTGGCCTCAATCAAGAAAAAGAGAGGGGAATTAGAAAAAGCACTTGAGCCGATTACTGCAAAGATCGATGGCTTGCGTTCCGCTATGGTAGCCGTATCGAAATACGGTCCGCTGTTTACGGAGCCAGTCGATGTGCAGCCGCTCAAATCATATGAAGTCATGCTTTTAGAAAATACCCGACAATTGCGTGCTTTTCTGCCTCTGCAAAAGACTCTCGACGCTCTCCAGTCCGACTTAATAGTGCCGGACGCCGCGAAGATCATACTGGCCGCTATTAAAAATGCAGTCGAAATAATACCGGAACCTTCACAACAGGATGCCGCACGCGATTATCTGATTGTCGGACAAGAAAAGCTGGATGCCTACCGCAAGACCTCTCTTCAACTGGAGGCGGGTAACAAACGCACTACTACCGCCAAGCAGGTTCTTGATAAATATGTTGATGTAATGAATACGGAGTTGGAAAAAATTTATCAAAACGTCGAACATACCTTCCGTAATTTTTATCGTATTATTAACAATGATGATGAAAGCGCTTTTGAAGCGAAGCTCACACCGTCAATGGGCAAACTTGGTTTTGACGTAGATTTTTATGGACGCGGTTTTTTCCCACCGGGAGCTTATCATAGCGAAGGCCATCAAGATGGCATGGGCCTGTGTCTCTATCTTGCGCTCATGGAACATCTGCTAGGTAATAATTTTACATTCGCTGTATTGGATGACGTACTGATGTCAGTGGATTCCGGACATCGGCGCGAAGTTTGTACGCTTCTAAAACAGAAATTCCCGAATACGCAATTCATACTGACCACACATGATGACATTTGGCTGAAACACATGAAAACAGCAGGAATGGTCAAGAACAATAAATTCGTTCATTTTCGTACCTGGAACGTTGATACAGGACCGACTGAATGGAATGATCGGGACATCTGGAAGGAAATAAGTGATCACCTTAGTAAGAACGAAATTAAACAGGCGGCAAGTCTGCTGCGGAATTTCCTTGAATATTTCTCCAAAGAAGCCTGCCACCGCCTGCGCGCGCCTGTTCAGTTCCGGGGCGATGCCCAATTCACGCTGGGGGATTTATTACCACCAGCAATCAAGCGTTTCCGCGAACTACTTAAAGAAGGTCGAAAGGCTGCGGAATCGTGGGGACAGCAAGATAAAGTAGCACAGATCGAAGCACTTCAGGCAAAACTGGAGGCATCGGCGAAGAAATCCGAGGCGGAGCAATGGCAGGTAAACACGGCCATTCACTACAACGAATGGGCTAATTTTAGTAAGAATGATTTTATTCCTGTAGTAGAGGCGTTCAAAGCATTACTACAAGTGTTTGAGTGCGTTAAATGCAGCGAGGTGCTACGTGTGCTGCCGGAACGCGGCAAGAAAGAGGCCCTGAAATGCAGTTGTAACGAGGCAAGCATTAACTTAGTTACTAAACCTCAATAA
- a CDS encoding GNAT family N-acetyltransferase, with protein MANLTDPSIALRSFQEELLRGTVALKRGVVVPDLYIHWDEPNGEIRLTYVRLKDRTVTAIVIFARCEPIGGAPCFNIGYAVPEAYRNEGRAKEVVEAAISEMRYEAKQNGISTFYVEAIIGIDNKPSQRVAEQVISATPTAVTDHISKLPAFQYIRKIDIS; from the coding sequence TTGGCAAACCTGACTGATCCTTCAATTGCACTACGATCCTTCCAGGAAGAGCTTCTACGCGGCACTGTAGCCCTGAAACGCGGGGTTGTTGTCCCAGACCTTTATATCCATTGGGACGAACCAAATGGAGAAATCAGGCTTACTTACGTAAGACTAAAAGATAGAACCGTAACCGCAATTGTTATCTTCGCAAGGTGTGAGCCTATTGGAGGAGCGCCATGCTTCAATATTGGTTATGCTGTTCCTGAAGCATACCGCAACGAAGGCCGCGCCAAGGAAGTTGTCGAGGCTGCCATATCAGAAATGCGATATGAAGCTAAACAAAACGGAATCTCAACTTTTTATGTGGAAGCAATCATTGGGATAGATAACAAACCCTCTCAGCGTGTAGCTGAACAAGTCATCTCAGCTACACCCACTGCTGTAACAGACCACATATCAAAATTGCCTGCGTTTCAGTACATCCGAAAAATCGATATAAGCTAA
- a CDS encoding JAB domain-containing protein — protein sequence MQIELTHFHPSGDPAPSREDIEITKQVAAAAAALGINVHDHLIIAGNKYYSFRSNGIL from the coding sequence ATGCAGATTGAACTTACCCACTTCCATCCTAGCGGCGATCCGGCTCCAAGCCGCGAGGATATCGAGATCACCAAACAGGTGGCAGCCGCTGCAGCAGCGCTTGGTATAAACGTGCACGACCATTTGATCATTGCTGGAAATAAATATTATTCTTTCCGCAGTAACGGAATCTTATGA
- a CDS encoding glycosyltransferase family 39 protein, whose translation MNTSSFKPFSTFFILAWLGLLIIIALFIRVYGVGNYYYSQDELYFIGISQGKSLTEVLHYSLHETHPPLGNILRHYWMRISDDIGFVRSLSLIFGILLIPLYYRIGTLLKDQMTGLCAATLIAFSFGCIIQSYTARNYSLLLLLLSLCFYFFCKWRISYSYKNLFLYTLFALLSCCTHFLAICAVFSIAAYETLALWYGKQRNRTLIHWITLNIVIAIIFLYMLSFWRPAFQGAIYFVHFDPDWRISFLKALIYPLSLSHYVFPHFSTPLLLAGLFCINGQRYQTLRMLLQLTGIALMVPVCLILTDHYPFVVTRYDLWVIPFVVPLAALIFSDFIHLLAEILENKTRFSWMPVLTVFIMLAGIMTYDSKHRFSEITEYEITLQNMAIFEEKLKSLNSDYVLVGGRDDISRIMNIHPYEGKGAFIENAAPVKAPYAHTGGIVVNPYYRRFKTWDMLSYTISEAQQSHLMDGSDQLVFIFAYPTNPIFDLIGCAQLKKQLISFPFYPYLENNISLDGIGIPAAMLIIPKKDLLEKVIAPGGTLHGCIDRSKLNI comes from the coding sequence ATGAATACGTCATCCTTTAAGCCATTTTCCACATTTTTTATTCTGGCATGGCTTGGTCTTCTAATAATCATCGCACTCTTTATTCGCGTTTATGGCGTAGGTAACTATTACTATAGCCAGGACGAATTATATTTTATCGGAATTTCGCAGGGGAAGTCGCTAACAGAAGTTTTGCATTACTCCCTTCATGAAACCCACCCCCCTTTAGGAAACATACTGCGCCATTATTGGATGAGGATTTCCGACGACATCGGTTTCGTGCGCAGTCTTTCATTGATATTTGGAATACTGCTTATACCTCTGTATTACCGAATTGGGACTTTGCTTAAAGATCAGATGACTGGCTTATGTGCGGCCACATTGATTGCATTTAGCTTTGGCTGCATTATTCAATCTTACACCGCCCGTAATTACAGTTTACTTTTATTGCTTCTCTCACTTTGTTTTTATTTTTTTTGTAAGTGGCGGATAAGCTATTCATACAAGAATCTCTTTTTATACACTCTTTTTGCACTGCTAAGTTGTTGCACGCATTTTTTAGCCATATGCGCTGTCTTTTCAATAGCCGCATATGAAACTCTTGCCCTTTGGTATGGGAAGCAAAGGAACAGGACTCTCATTCATTGGATAACGCTGAATATTGTTATAGCCATTATCTTTCTTTATATGCTCAGCTTCTGGCGACCGGCCTTTCAAGGAGCGATATATTTTGTCCATTTTGATCCTGACTGGCGCATTAGCTTTCTAAAGGCACTGATATATCCGCTTTCGTTATCGCATTACGTGTTTCCACATTTTAGCACTCCGTTATTGCTGGCAGGGCTTTTTTGTATCAACGGGCAGCGGTATCAGACATTACGGATGCTGCTCCAGTTAACAGGAATCGCATTAATGGTGCCTGTATGTTTGATCCTGACGGATCATTATCCCTTTGTAGTGACCCGGTATGACTTATGGGTTATACCGTTCGTCGTGCCACTTGCGGCGTTAATTTTCTCTGATTTCATCCATTTGTTAGCTGAGATATTAGAGAATAAAACCCGGTTCTCCTGGATGCCTGTCCTTACCGTCTTTATAATGCTTGCCGGCATAATGACATATGACAGCAAACACCGTTTTTCAGAAATAACAGAATACGAGATAACATTGCAGAACATGGCAATCTTCGAAGAAAAGCTGAAATCATTAAATAGCGACTATGTCCTGGTGGGGGGAAGGGACGACATATCACGAATAATGAACATCCACCCTTACGAGGGGAAAGGCGCTTTTATAGAAAATGCGGCTCCTGTGAAAGCACCCTATGCCCATACAGGAGGTATTGTTGTTAACCCGTATTATCGGCGATTTAAAACCTGGGATATGCTAAGCTATACGATAAGCGAGGCACAACAAAGCCATCTTATGGACGGTAGTGATCAACTGGTGTTTATATTTGCCTATCCGACAAATCCGATCTTCGATCTGATAGGCTGTGCTCAGCTCAAGAAACAACTTATTTCCTTTCCCTTCTACCCTTATCTCGAGAATAATATTTCCCTGGATGGCATTGGTATTCCGGCAGCTATGCTCATTATTCCCAAGAAAGATCTGCTTGAAAAGGTTATTGCACCTGGAGGGACGCTCCATGGCTGTATAGATCGCTCTAAACTTAATATTTAG
- a CDS encoding AAA family ATPase yields MNTQSQVMLIVLHEADTEFACQIADRGDGIAPHLVIGTPIDAIEEFTKRPFSPDYLLIDVGERSHDVLPEIDTIAEYCEVGTRVVVLGTVNDVSFYRELKSRGVSEYFTKPANPSEVRTILYFRQPAKSGAKGQVISFMSAASGDGASTIALNTAYALATEYNKSVVLVDMDYQFGMIAKNLDLATQFGIKELFDNPARGIDSTLIEHMILAYKNSKLKIIAAPNQLHHIPDVPEELISSLISTLSSDYDFVLLDLPHIWNNLTHAALTQSSHTVMVAQLWLRSITHSSRLLTAWRKAGMKDSQISLVANRSGAKFKEAVSFGDFERICGLPFKCHFDNDTKSVIAAENNGRTILEGGASDLSRQFKRFAGLLGGESNQPQQSATAEPAASGSVKSRLAGIMGKK; encoded by the coding sequence ATGAATACGCAAAGCCAGGTCATGTTGATTGTGCTGCACGAAGCAGACACGGAATTTGCATGCCAGATTGCCGACCGGGGAGACGGGATCGCACCGCATTTGGTTATCGGCACACCGATAGATGCCATAGAAGAGTTTACCAAGCGCCCTTTTTCACCTGATTACCTGCTGATTGATGTCGGAGAACGTTCCCATGACGTGCTACCCGAAATCGACACTATTGCGGAATATTGCGAAGTCGGAACGCGTGTAGTCGTGTTAGGCACTGTGAATGACGTCAGCTTCTACCGCGAATTGAAATCCCGCGGCGTCAGTGAGTATTTTACTAAACCCGCCAATCCTTCCGAAGTCAGAACCATCCTCTACTTCCGCCAGCCTGCCAAGAGCGGAGCGAAAGGGCAGGTTATTTCCTTCATGAGCGCTGCCTCCGGAGACGGTGCGAGCACCATCGCCCTCAATACGGCCTATGCGCTAGCCACAGAATATAACAAGTCGGTCGTGCTGGTGGATATGGATTACCAGTTCGGCATGATTGCCAAGAACCTCGATCTGGCCACGCAATTCGGCATCAAGGAACTGTTTGATAATCCGGCGCGCGGGATCGACTCCACGCTCATCGAGCATATGATTCTGGCCTATAAAAACAGTAAGCTGAAGATTATCGCTGCACCGAACCAGTTGCACCATATTCCGGATGTACCGGAGGAGCTGATTTCCAGCCTGATTTCCACTTTAAGCAGCGATTATGACTTCGTGCTGCTAGACCTGCCGCATATCTGGAATAACCTCACGCATGCTGCGTTAACGCAATCCTCCCATACCGTCATGGTGGCCCAGCTTTGGCTGCGCTCCATTACTCACTCTTCGCGCCTGCTGACCGCATGGCGCAAGGCGGGCATGAAAGACAGCCAGATATCCTTAGTGGCTAATCGCAGCGGGGCAAAGTTCAAGGAAGCGGTCAGTTTCGGCGATTTCGAGCGTATCTGCGGCCTTCCCTTCAAATGCCATTTCGATAACGACACAAAAAGCGTCATCGCTGCAGAAAATAACGGACGTACGATTCTGGAAGGCGGTGCCTCGGATTTGAGCCGTCAGTTCAAGCGTTTTGCGGGATTATTAGGTGGCGAGTCCAATCAGCCGCAACAAAGCGCAACGGCGGAACCTGCCGCCAGCGGAAGCGTTAAATCACGCCTCGCCGGAATCATGGGTAAGAAATAA
- a CDS encoding type II and III secretion system protein family protein: MIFTRTLSHTRSLRLLGAFVCALTLTAAPQITKAASMDNLVGGLFVPVSRSELVVVPTDISEVLIADPSIADVHVIGERRLAIIGNQIGRTNAKIFDKQKHVIRQFDVVVGYDLPAIRRALHFFLPHEHIHVDLVNTNIALTGEVSDATVVDKAMRIVGQFVYQAVNGGANTFSGGTTTAATQSGAAASRPVSQNVNNGLNQYWTGDTPTVLNLLKVTSGQQVMLRVRVGEVQRDALKNLGISLSHLADNGRIIGATQNKLNIFDGSLTNSSGSTTTSALGVGGLYHNSNDAGFLMGTLTSGGFALSAAIEALETDGLLKILAEPDLVAMSGEKAEFLAGGEFPIIVPQVGGTAGAINTVQFQSYGVAVQFVPYVLTDDRVRISVQPEVSEIDQSSLSITNVAPALVTRRAKTTVELAPGESFMIAGLMSDRLNSNINQIPGASSIPVLGALLRSTAYQRHETELVIAVTPYIVDPMKNSDVRLPTDDFRPASVMEQFFYGSLGAMSGEEYKQDQTPSLEGPVGFITD; this comes from the coding sequence ATGATTTTTACACGTACCTTGAGTCATACACGCAGCCTTCGTTTGCTTGGTGCTTTTGTCTGTGCACTGACATTGACTGCGGCGCCTCAAATCACTAAAGCCGCTTCCATGGACAATCTTGTCGGCGGTCTGTTCGTTCCCGTCAGTCGTTCGGAGCTTGTGGTGGTGCCCACGGATATCTCCGAAGTGCTTATTGCCGACCCCAGCATTGCCGATGTGCATGTTATCGGCGAGCGTCGCCTCGCCATTATCGGCAACCAGATCGGCCGCACGAATGCCAAGATCTTCGATAAACAAAAACATGTCATTCGCCAGTTTGACGTAGTGGTGGGATATGATTTGCCTGCCATACGACGGGCGCTTCATTTCTTCCTGCCGCATGAGCATATTCACGTCGATCTCGTGAACACCAATATCGCCCTGACCGGTGAAGTAAGCGACGCCACTGTGGTCGATAAAGCCATGCGTATTGTCGGCCAGTTCGTCTACCAGGCCGTTAATGGGGGCGCTAATACCTTCAGCGGTGGCACCACTACCGCTGCCACACAATCCGGCGCAGCGGCATCACGTCCGGTCAGTCAAAACGTGAATAACGGTCTCAACCAATATTGGACCGGCGATACTCCAACAGTGTTGAACCTGCTTAAGGTTACCTCCGGCCAGCAGGTCATGTTACGCGTCCGCGTCGGTGAAGTTCAGCGCGATGCTCTTAAGAATCTCGGCATCAGCCTTAGTCATCTTGCTGATAATGGGCGCATCATTGGTGCCACCCAGAACAAGCTTAACATTTTCGATGGCAGCCTCACTAACAGCAGCGGCTCCACAACCACGTCTGCGCTCGGTGTGGGCGGTCTGTATCACAACTCTAACGATGCCGGCTTCCTGATGGGAACACTCACCAGCGGTGGTTTTGCATTAAGTGCTGCCATTGAAGCACTGGAAACAGACGGCTTGCTCAAGATTCTGGCCGAGCCTGACCTTGTGGCCATGTCCGGTGAAAAAGCCGAATTTCTTGCCGGTGGCGAATTCCCGATCATCGTTCCGCAGGTAGGCGGAACGGCAGGCGCCATCAATACAGTGCAGTTCCAGTCTTACGGTGTTGCCGTGCAGTTCGTACCGTATGTATTGACCGATGATCGTGTCCGTATTTCAGTGCAGCCAGAAGTTTCCGAAATCGACCAGTCTTCGCTGTCGATCACCAATGTCGCCCCTGCCCTGGTAACCCGTCGCGCAAAAACGACTGTAGAGCTGGCCCCGGGTGAGAGCTTCATGATCGCCGGTCTCATGAGCGACCGTCTCAACTCCAACATCAACCAGATTCCAGGTGCTTCCTCTATTCCGGTACTGGGTGCACTGCTTCGCAGCACAGCCTATCAACGCCACGAAACAGAGCTGGTCATCGCGGTTACACCGTATATTGTTGACCCGATGAAGAATAGCGATGTGCGCCTTCCTACGGATGATTTCCGCCCGGCCAGCGTTATGGAACAGTTTTTTTACGGCTCTCTCGGCGCCATGTCCGGCGAAGAATACAAGCAGGATCAGACTCCGAGCCTCGAAGGCCCGGTCGGTTTCATTACGGATTAA
- the cpaB gene encoding Flp pilus assembly protein CpaB, whose amino-acid sequence MRLIIMFIAIALSAGAFFITMHFTSNSPAPTQQAMPIVETKTVMQTEPTVDVYTAKQDIPIGTVVTQDMLDLRPWPKNLVLPDMNLVDPSKPSEAVNMIARTPFQKGEPIIMNRLANANDPSFLAASLMPGMRLITLAVDTISGGGGFIYPGDRVDVLITHDVSSEIRYDTSTTGITQKTIDKQPTTEILIGDVRVMATNQKSTAHGGDAPVPPTDISLEVAPEDAQKIRLAENGNGRLSLVLRSLKDQQTKSGPVAPSELSNLSAVRSLPAPDDNSILVVRNVKAQSVGIPTP is encoded by the coding sequence ATGCGTTTGATCATAATGTTTATTGCTATTGCCCTCTCTGCTGGCGCATTTTTCATTACGATGCATTTCACTTCCAACTCTCCGGCTCCCACGCAGCAAGCCATGCCGATCGTGGAAACCAAAACGGTGATGCAGACCGAGCCTACGGTTGACGTGTATACTGCCAAGCAGGATATTCCCATCGGCACTGTTGTCACACAAGATATGCTTGACTTGCGCCCCTGGCCCAAGAATCTCGTACTGCCAGATATGAATCTGGTTGACCCCTCCAAGCCGAGCGAAGCTGTTAACATGATTGCCCGTACGCCATTCCAGAAAGGTGAGCCGATCATCATGAATCGCCTCGCCAATGCCAACGATCCGAGCTTCCTCGCTGCGTCTTTGATGCCTGGCATGCGCCTGATCACCCTGGCAGTCGATACTATTTCCGGTGGCGGCGGCTTCATCTATCCGGGTGACCGGGTCGATGTATTGATTACTCACGATGTCTCTTCCGAGATTCGTTATGACACCAGCACCACAGGTATTACCCAGAAAACCATTGATAAGCAGCCGACCACTGAAATATTGATTGGCGATGTCCGTGTTATGGCCACTAACCAGAAAAGCACCGCCCATGGTGGCGATGCCCCGGTACCGCCGACGGATATTTCTCTTGAAGTGGCTCCGGAAGATGCCCAGAAGATTCGCCTTGCAGAAAACGGCAACGGTCGTCTGTCACTGGTATTGCGTTCGCTGAAAGACCAGCAGACTAAATCCGGTCCGGTTGCTCCGAGCGAACTTTCCAATCTATCCGCTGTAAGGTCGCTGCCCGCTCCGGATGATAACTCCATTCTTGTTGTGCGCAATGTGAAGGCTCAATCTGTAGGGATACCAACGCCATGA
- a CDS encoding prepilin peptidase, whose protein sequence is MLILSVFITCMVITAMMTDISRFIIPNLLVVIILLTYPTLLFIAPVMPDWKIAIAIGLATFFAGFVLFALKIMGGGDVKLMAVMAIFVGKTAFIQFLTLIAIFGGVLSVLLLLLRPFTAYVFSKLNKPAASIPQILTTDAPVPYGVAIGLSFLALLWGGQIPGIAL, encoded by the coding sequence ATGCTGATTCTGAGCGTCTTTATTACCTGCATGGTCATCACGGCGATGATGACGGATATATCGCGCTTTATCATTCCTAATCTACTTGTTGTTATTATTCTGCTAACCTACCCAACGCTGCTGTTCATTGCCCCTGTCATGCCTGACTGGAAGATCGCCATTGCCATCGGTCTGGCAACCTTCTTTGCTGGCTTCGTTCTTTTCGCCTTGAAAATCATGGGAGGCGGTGACGTAAAACTCATGGCAGTGATGGCGATTTTTGTCGGCAAAACCGCCTTCATTCAGTTCCTTACACTTATCGCTATTTTCGGTGGTGTGCTCTCCGTATTGTTACTCCTGCTGCGCCCCTTTACCGCATATGTCTTCTCTAAGCTGAACAAACCCGCGGCCTCCATTCCACAGATTCTTACAACTGACGCACCGGTTCCTTATGGCGTCGCTATCGGCCTCTCTTTTCTAGCCCTTTTGTGGGGCGGACAGATTCCCGGTATTGCGTTATAG